GCCTACTTAATTTAGTTAACCGTGGCTTAATTAGTCAACAAGATGCACAAGCTAAAGCCCAAGATAAAAGTTTATTTGGTGGTGGCATGGGCATGGGTGGTGGTATGGGCGGCGGTTTTGGCGGCGCCTAAGCTAACAAGTTAATCGTTAAGGTGTCATTCATGCCACTTTAGTGAGGAGGTAAAATGAAATTTATAGATATGTTACAAAGCATGGTCGATGCTGGTGGCTCAGATTTGTTTGTAACGGTAGGTTTGCCTGTTAGTGCCAAAATTAATGGTGAATTAAGGCCATTAGATGATCTTATTCTTGATCCTGTTAGAGCGTCAGATATTGTTTTCGGTTCTATGAATGCTAAACAGCGCGCTGAATTTGAAGAGAATAAAGAATGTAATTTTGCGATTGCTAACGAAGCAGGGCGATTTCGTATTTCTGCTTTTTGGCAGCGTGATAATCCTGGCATGGTTATTCGTAGAATTGTAACCACCATTCCGGATGCAGATGACTTAGGTTTACCTTCTATTTTAAAAGAAGTGATTATGTCTAAGCGTGGCTTAGTACTATTTGTTGGTGGTACTGGCACCGGTAAGTCAACTTCATTAGCCGCGCTATTAGGTTACCGTAATAGTAATTCTAGAGGACATATTTTAACGATTGAAGATCCTATAGAATTTGTGCATGAGCATAAAAAAAGCATTATTACTCAACGTGAAGTTGGTTTAGATACTGAATCATTTGATGCTGCTTTGAAAAGCTCTTTACGCCAAGCGCCAGACGTGATTCTAATTGGCGAGATCCGCTCGCAAGAAATTATGGAGCATGCATTATCATTCGCTGAAACAGGCCATTTATGTGTGGCAACCTTGCACGCAAATAATGCCAACCAAGCAATTGACCGCATCATGCATCTTGTGCCCAAAGAAAAGCACGATAAATTAAAATATGACTTAGCGTTAAATTTACGCGCTATAGTTGCTCAGCAATTGGTACAAACTAACGATGGTGTTGGTCGCGCAGCTGCAATAGAGGTCATGTTAAACTCCCCAATGATTGCTGAGTTAATCAAAAAAGGTGAAATTGGTTCTATCAAAGAAGTCATGGCTAAATCACGCGAACTGGGTATGCAAACATTCGATCAAGCATTGTTTGAGTTATATGACAAAAACAAAATCAGTTATGCAGATGCGCTACACCATGCTGACTCGCCTAATGACTTACGCTTGATGATTAAACTAAGATCTAACGAACAGGGCGGTTCAGGCTATTTGCAAGGTGTGACCATTGATGGACTAGGTGATCAAAACAAAGATTAAACAGATTCTAGCTGTAGAGTTATTGCATTTTTTTTCTACTTCAATAGAATAGCGCGCTGTTTCGCCTCATGGATGAGAGTTGCCTCCAAGGAACCGAGCCGGGTTAAAGTCGTTTCATACTCATTTTCAAACAAAATGATGAGTATTAACCTGTTTGGAGTAGTAAATGTTTGCAGATATTATTGGTATGTCGGGCACTTTTTTGGTTGTATTGGCATTCTTTTTAATCCAGTTAGACAAAGTTAGCCCAAAAGGGCTAGTTTATAACCTAATGAATCTGATAGGCGCTATCTTACTGTTAATTAGCTTATGTATTAACTTTAATTTAGCGAGCTTTGTAATTGAAATATTTTGGATAGCCGCATCTTTAGTTGGATTGTATAAGTTATACAAAAATAGAAAGCCACAAAGCGCACAAACTAAAAGTCAGGTAGCTTAGTTAGCGCCCTGCGCCTTAGCATTTGCATTTTTTCAGTACCCGTTAATTCAGGTACTGAAAAAATATCCCTCGCCCAAATCGACTCATAAAAATCAATTCCGTACAGTATGCTCATGTCAATTGCACAGGCGAGATCGCTCTTATTAGTCAGTCCGTAACGAAGCGCTTGTTCACAAATTTCTTTAACCGTAGGAAGTAGTGTTGATTCTGCACCAGAAAAGTAGTCTGGAAATCGGGTTTCTGCGTACAGCATAAACTCTTGCAAGGTCTCATGACTAAAAGAAGAGTTTTTGTCATTATTTAACTTTGCTGCAAGCGGTGAGGTTAAGTGCTCCTCACTCTTCTGAGCATTTGATGTAAACACACCGTGCTCACGTAGGTTTAATTGTTCATCACTTATTTCTAGCAGTGCTTTAGCATTCAACATATATTCGCCTAATTATTTTTATTATATGGGCTGTTAAAACGGTTGATTTTTCAGCAACAAGAATAAGCATAGAGCTTTTATAAAAAATGTAAATGCTCGAACTTATAACTTTTATGAAGGATTATCCGCATATCTATGCATCGTCACACCAACATTAATCCTTCTCTTTTTTATGATTAAATGGAATAACTAACAATATTATTGTTTTATAGAAAAAGCATCCAGCAATACTATTAAATGAATATTTTTGTGAAATACATGTTGCAATGTAAATTAATTTCCGTAACATTCGCACCCCATATTTACTTGTCTTCAATCGTTGTTTACAGAGGTATTCCCCATGACAAAGGACCTGTCACGTACGCGCATTGCGTTGCATTGTTTAGATTCGCGTTTATCGGTGATGCATGTGGCAGGCGAAGAGCAGTTAAACGGTGCATTTCGTTATTGTGTTTGGATAGAAGTCCCTCAAACGGTTGATTGTTTTTCTATATTAGGTCAAAGCGTGGTGCTGGAGTTTATTGCCCCAGACGGCCACTCCCGTATGTTAGCGGGCGCGGTGTGCGAAGTGGAAGCACGTGGCCGTTTTATGCTGTCTAATAGCAGCACCCATCACGTGCCTGTTCCCTATCGTCGTTTTGCTATTACCTTAACCTCTCGCTTAGAAGCACTCCAAGGCACCGAGCACAGTCGGGTGTTTGTTGATACCGATGTTGCTACCTTGTTAACTTGTTTAGCCAGTGAAGCGGGTTATCACCCTAGCCAAATAGAGTGGCGCTTGTCGCAATCGCTTCCCGGTTGTCCGCAGTTTGTGCAGGCCATGGAATCAAACTATCAGTTGTTTCAACGCATTGTGGCGCAATACGGCTTATTGTATTGGTTTGAAACTCAGCATCAGCAAGAAATACTGGTCATCAGTGATGGCAATTTACGTAGCCCGTATTTATCTCGTACGGCCATTGCCGTGTATTCTTCGTATGGGTTTGACCGTGCGGGATTACAGCTTGATAAAAGCTCTGAGCATCATGGGGATGCCAATACCAATACTGGTACTAATACCAGTAGCCAAACACAAGGCCGAGCACGCCTGCCGTTTGTTGGCTTTAACAGTATCGAAGAACGATGCCGCTATACCGCCAATCGAGTGACCACCACTACGTTGTCGCACCCGCCACTGCGTCATGGCAGTCATCCTAATAACGACACCGCGGCTGCGCGTGCTAATGCCGCTCGGGCAGGCCAAGGTAAGCACCTTGCCCATTATGAGCCAGTCGCTGAAACGGTATCAGCCGCCGCATCATTCGCGACCCATCAAAGCCTCGCTCAACAAGCCTTAGCCACCACATTGACACTCACCGGTAATGTGCCAGATATCTTTGCCGGATGTAGCTTTACCCTTGATGACCGCTCACGCTTAAATGCCAGTGGCGATTACTTATGTATTAAGGTGTCGCACACCAGTCAACAACCTGCTGATGAATCACGCCAAGACGGCTTAAGTAAGCACAGTTGTACGGTTACCTGTATTCCCCGTAGTACGCCGTATAAATCAACCATGCCACGTCCTACTGATAAACCTATGTTATTTTCGGCGCGTGTTGAGTCACCCAGTCAGTATGCCCAATTAACCGCTCAGGGTGACTATATAACGCGGTTAGCATTTGATGATACAGCACGTGCAGTTGGCCAAGGTGGGCGACCACTCAAAAAGCTCGCCATGTATGCCTGTGCCAATCAACCACACGCCACAGGCTGGCATTTTCCTTTAGTCAACGACAGCCAAGTACTGGTTGGCTGCATGAACAACGACCCCAATCAGAGTTATATTGTCGGGTTTTGCATGAACGAAGCCCAACCCTCCGTGGTGACTTCAGCCACGCCACACCATAACCGACTGACCAGCAGTGCAGGCCATCAACTATTATTTGATGACAGCCCCACCGCCCCGCAAATTTTATTACACACCTTAGGGGTAACCCCAGAGCAAAGTGCGCAGCACATTGTGTTAAATGGCAGTACTCAACCCATGTTGGAATGGGTGAGTCGGTTTGGCAGTGTGAATTTATATGCAGGCACCGATTTATGCCTGCACGCAGAAGAGGCCGATGTACGTTATGTGGTACACGGCAATCAATGCATTGATGTTACTGGCAAGGTTAGCCAAACCACCGCCAAAGACAGTATGCATTATCAAGCCGCCACCACGTTAGACACGCACACCGGCAGCCAAACCCACACCGCCAACGCCGATATCAGCTGGTTAAGTGGTCGCAGTGTGAATGCCCATGCTAACAGCGATATTGCCATCAACACCCCCAACGGCGCTATTAACCTCAGCGTACCGCAAGGCAGCACTGTGTTACAGGTGGATGGCAATATCACCATTAAAGGCACAGGCCAAGGTGACATTCGCCTGCACAACCAAGGCGGAGAAATTAAGCTCGACAGCCAAGGCAACGTTAGCCTCATCGGTACCGATATGCTGACTTTAAACAGCCAAAGTATTGTGTTTGATGGAACTGTGGATTATCAAATTAGTGGACCAGAGATGGCCAGTGCACCGAGTACGGTGTCACCCCCTAACCTCCCTGCGATTACAAGCTTTGATATAGATGATGATGGGCTAGCCGTGTTAGCAGATAAAAGCATTACACTAAATTACTTTTATTCCGATGGCATGCCAGTAGAAGATATTAATTATGTGGTTACACATGCAAATCAAAAACGTTACAACGGTACATTAACCAATGGTATTGCGACCATTGAAAACGTGCCACCCGGTAACTTTGCTGTTGAATATTCAGGGGCAAGTGATAGCGATATAGAGACACTAAGACAAGAGCTGCGCACAAATCTCAGCGCCATGGTTGAAGAAATCCGCGCTCAGGCAAAAATTCAAGAAGAAGTGTTAGAGCAGGAGAATTATTTATACCAAGGGCTTATTTATTCAGGTGCATTCTTAACAGGGCTATATGAGCAAGGCGAAACGATTGTTACAGGGATTGCTGAGCTGGTCGAGTTAGGAGTAGATACGGTTTATGATATAGGTGCTGCAGCATGGCGGTTATTAGGTTATGTGGCACGCGGTGATGTTAACGGCTTACGTAAAGAGTTTAATCAATTAGCAAAAAGTGCTGAGCAATCATTTGATACCCTTAGTAAGGCATTTAAAACCTTATGTATGATAGCGCAAGATGAAGAGTCCAGAATCATCTTAACGCAATTCCCTTACGATTATTTTGATGCGCACAGCAGCGTAGAAAAAATAAAAATGGCTGGTAAGTTAGCGCTAGAAATTATACTTGCCCTTGCCACCTACGGTGCAGGCGTTGCCATTTCAGCCGTTGCAAAGTCACGCTACTTTGCACATGCAGGTACAGCACTGGCAAAGTTAGCTGAGGCGATTAAGTTAAAAAGGTTAAACCGTGTAAATAACGGCAATACAGATAACGAACTTATCGATCAAAAACCGCGTGTTGATGATGAACTAGAAACATCAACTAAGAACAAAAAGCCTGAACCGAAATCATTAAAAGAAGCAGAGTTAAGACTTAAAGCCGCCAGAGAGCGCTTAATAGCTAATGGATATGAGCCAAACTTCACTCAAGATGAGTTAAAGCAAATGGCTGCTAAAGGTGTAACTAATAATCGATTTTTTGTTCGATTAATATTTGGTGATGTTAAAGACGTGCCAAAAGACACTCTCGGTTTCGCACGCCCAGATACAGGTCGAGCTCCCTATTGGGCAACAACATTTGAATGCATGGAAAATGCTGACTCAGATCCACACTTGCTAGCAGCTTTGTTTGGTATCGATGACTACGAGCCAGATCAAGTCTTTACCTTGGCGATTATTGATATGGAGAACATGCCCAAAGCAGCTGAACGCGAAACATTTATTCCCACTTATGAAAATATGACGGAGTTTGGAAATCGAGAAATTGTACAAGACTTTAATACGCTTGGGATTACAGAACCAGACATTATGCAAAAGGCTATGACGCCAGAGTTGAGTCAAAAGTTTGCTGATACAGTACAAGAGTATTTAAAAACGGGGAAAAGTATTCATGATGGTGATAGATTTAAAAGATTTATAAGCAATCTTACAAGGCATGAGCGGCAAGTGTTATTAGCCAGACATAGAGTTATGAACCAGTTTGGTGCTAATACACTTTTTTCAGGTAATGGTTTAACCGAAATTGATAAAGCTTCGGTATGGGGAAAATCAATCCATCAAGAATACGGTGTAGTTGAAACATTTACCTTTGAGCGTGACCCTTTAAAAATTAACCAACTTGGTAATGCTGTGACTTTAAAAAACGCTATTCCTACTAATAAATAGAGAAAACAAATATGTTAATCAACCCATTTAACTTAATGGAATCTCAAAAAATACTATTTCACGAATCTGATAACGGCTATGAAAATAAAAATTTCTATTTGGTTCAATTTGACACGAGTTTGGCGTTTTTATATGTCTGCGATGCAGATGAATTTGGTGAAGATATTCCGGGATATCAGGTTTTTCAATTTGAATTACCCTCCAAAGCTGCATCATGGCTTGCGGATGCAATAGAAAATAAATTTTGGAAAAGTGCAGAGTTAGGTGGTTTACCTTCTGGTGTATATAGTTATGAAGAAGTCGTTGAAGGCGAAGAGATCTACATTGCCAGAGAAATGAATACTGGAGCAAGAGGCCAACATGGTTTTCGCATAGCAAACTTTAGTCGTCATAGCCTCATTTATGCAGACGAAAAATTTCAAGAGGGCTATCTTACGGACAAATTATTACTTGATAAAAAGTTGCTCGATACGTTGAAATCAATTAAGCCATAACAAATAAAGATAATGACTAACTTCTTAAAGCCTGTTATTGAAATAACTGATCCTGTGAATCCTCCAAGTGGAGTTCGAGAACTAACCGTCATTGAAGATAAGCTTAATTTCCCTGAACGATTTGATGCTTTTTACGTTCAAGGGGATCACCTTTCCGTTATTAGGTATTGGGTTTACGCTCCAAATATTGATCAGGAGAGCTTAGCTGTATTACAGTTTGATGCACCATTAAAAATTTTACCTTGGTTTATCGAAACATTTGAGTTTTTCATAGAATCACCTTCTGAAGGAGGTTTTGCAGCTGGCAAAATAGTCTCTCCAAAAGCAACTATAGCTGGTGAACAACTAACTATTGGGCGGTTAATGCACGCTGGCAATGAAAGACATGAAGGAGGCTATATTATAGACAATTACAGTAGAAAAGAGCATGGAAGAGGCAGCTTAAATCAATCTTGTGACATTTCCGACAGCTACTTCTTCCACGGTGGTTTTTATGACACATGGAAAGAGCTTGCAGAAAAATATAAGAATGGAACACTTTAATAATATGAAGTTGCATAAACACTAATTCATGCTAATAAACCCTTTAAATTTAAGTGCTAGATTCAGCATCTATTACCAACTACACGATAACTTAGAAAATAAAGACTACTTTATTATCAAAGGTGAGCCTGAAGTTATATTAACTATTTTGTCTGAAGCCAAGTGGGGAAAGCCTGACTTTGAGAATTTTTACGCTACTCAAATCGAGTTGCGCCCAAAGGCTGTGAAGTGGCTAGTTGATGTAATAGAGCAAAAATTTTGGAAAAGCGCTAGTCTTGGAGGTTTACCTTCTGGCGTATATAGCTACAAAGAAACAATTGATGGTGAGAAAATAGGTGTGTTTCGCGAAATGAACGTAGGCGCTAAAGGACGTAAAGGCTTTAGGATAACCAATTATGATCGCCATGATAGAGCGCATACAACAACACACTATCAAGATTTCTGGTTACCTGATGATATTTTGCTTGAAAGAGATATGTTGATGAAAATCAAAGAGGTTGTTAGCTGTTCTTAGTATAAAAGTAACAGGAAGAAAATACTAATGTTAAGAATAAAGAGTAGTGCCTTAGAAAAAAGAGAAGGAAAACATTTTTTCAAAAATAAGCCCTTTATTGGATTCGCCTATAGAATAAGTGATAGCAACTATCTTAACACTAAAAGATACTTTCAAGGGTTGTATGTAAACAACACTCCAGAGGAGTTACCTTTATTTAACATAAATGGTGGACAAACGAGCACTGTTAGTGCCGAGCGATTAACCCCTAGTGACAGCTATACAGGCGAGCCTTTTATATTACTGGGTCAACCATACAATGGAGTAGCACTAGAATTTGAAAATGAATTCTGTACAGGACAACATCTGTATCAAAACGGAATGTGCATAGCAACAATTTCTTGGTATATGTCTGGCCAAATAGAAGCTTTAGAGTGCGATAAACAGCCTTTATTCTTAGAAGTAGAATGGACAAAAGACGGGCACTTGTCTTTTCTAGATGTCCTTCGCACAGATACGTATAGCGTCAGAATAAAATATGATGCTAAAGGATATATCGAAAGTATATGTGGAGAAAATGATGTTGAGTCATTCATTAGTGACCTTAAAACAGAAGAGCTTTTACATTATATAAGTGATGATCTGTCTAAGAAAAAACGTTTGAGCGAAAAGGTATTCTTTTCTGGAAATATTGAAAAGCTAATTCAAACATTTGTCGACTTCTCTAGCATAAACAGCCTTTCACAATTAACTTTATTCCATACTACCATACCAGGCTCGTACCTAAGTAAGATATTAGAGCTAAATAAAATAGAAATACTTGATATCACTGGCTGCCCAAATTTAATGCCATTAATTAGAGTACACCTAGATAAAACGCCAGATTGCACACTAATACTCAATGAATGAACGTTAATTGTTAAAACTCTTAGAGTAATCCGAAGATAATTTTACCACTAAGGTAAGAACAGATATGAAACGAGTAAAAGATTCTATTTTGACTACTTGTATGGGGAAAGAGTATCTTAGAGAAGAGTTATTCACGGGAATTAGCTACAAATTACTAAGTAATAGAGTAGAGGTAAATCGTTACTACCAAGGTTTGTACGTTAATAGCCAGCCTGAAGAACAGGATTTACGCAGAGTTAATAGCGCTAATGAAGTGGTTGTTGACTACGATACTTTAACCGCTAGCGATAGCTATAGCGGTGAGCCACTTAATTTTAGAGGGGACCCCTACAACGGCTTAGCCTATGATTTTGAAGATGATATTCTTACTGGAAAACATGAATATGTTAATGGTATACAAGTTTCTACCATATCATGGTTTAAATCTGGCGAAATTGAGCATATAGGATTTAATGACTTAACCAGAGCAAATGAAGTCGAATGGCGAAAAAACAACTCATTAGCTTTAGCGAGCCTTACTCACGTAGGAAAATACAAGTTTGGATTAGAATGTGATGAAAATGACTTTACTTCTCGCGTTACTGCCAAGGGGGATATTAGCGCTTTAAAAGAGGATATTTCGAACCACCTCTTATTACCAGAGATAAATCTTGAACTTCTAACTAAAAAATTTACCAATCAGAGGCTACATCTCTCGGGAAACGCATTAACTGATGAGTTAATGGAAGAAATGATTAACAGCTCTGAGTTAAAGTCATTAACTCATTTAATACTGTTTAATGTAGCTCTTACCTCAAATAAACTTCTTAATATTTTTAAACAAGCTAAGTTAGAAGTGTTGACAGTAAAAGGTAAGAGAAATGATATTAAACAGTGCATACAAGCCTTCAAGCAAAATAACGCTAATTGCAAAGTGATTTTAAACCAAGAGGAGATCAGTTAAGCGCTGCTTTTGAGCTTTACATACCAACTGGTCTGCTGCCCTAGTCGTTTCGGGTAGCCTGAGTTTGGGTGTTAATTTCAACATCCACTCTATTGACGCTGGTAAACTTATACGGTGACCAATTGACACACAAACAGCTTACATTAGTTTGCGTTCTAAGTTCCGCGCTAATAACTTATTTTCTTCATAAACAATGTTTGACATGCTTTTAGATGACTTAGCTACAAACCAAGTTATGACTCCCTTAAAGTCAAATATTCTTAAAAAGAGATAGCCGCGGTAGGGAAACATGAATAGATAGTCGGATAATCGTATACTTCCATGATCGACCTCAAGAGTTATTTTATAAGCTACCACCCCAAGAATATGAGAAATTGCATTAGAAAACTCTCTCAATATTTGAGTTAAATATGGGAAGTGTACGAAATACGATAGAGGAAAGATTCAACAGTGTTTAAATAGCGCCAAGCTAACAAAATAGCTTTAACAGTGAGGATGCTACTTAAGATCTAACGCTTCTTTTTGAGTTTTTCGGACTAACTGATCGGCTGTTCTAGTTGTTTCGGGCAGCCTATATTTAGGTGTTAGTTTAAGTATCCAATTTATCGCTGTTGGTAAGCTCATTCGGTGACCAACAGACACGTAAACGGGCTTAATATTAGTTTGAGTTCTAAGTACTGCTCCAATAACCTCGCGGTTGTCTTCTAAAAATTCGTATTGCCCTCTTTCAGAGGGAACTTCCTTGTGCTCGCCAAGTAATCGAGTCTTCCCGCAGCCAATGGTAGGAAGGTCAAACAAAACGCCTAAGTGACAAGCTAAACCAAACCTTCTGGGATGCGCATAGCCTTGACCATCGCACACTATCAAGTCGGGTTTGCGATGTAGTTTAGCAATAGCTTCAAGTAAAACGGGAATCTCTCGAAATGAGAATAAACCTGCTATGTAGGGAAATGTAGATTGATGAGTTGCAGTAGCCGTTTCTACTATCTCTAGAGTGTGTGCATTTAACATGACCACAGCAGCAA
This is a stretch of genomic DNA from Flocculibacter collagenilyticus. It encodes these proteins:
- a CDS encoding CBU_0592 family membrane protein: MFADIIGMSGTFLVVLAFFLIQLDKVSPKGLVYNLMNLIGAILLLISLCINFNLASFVIEIFWIAASLVGLYKLYKNRKPQSAQTKSQVA
- a CDS encoding contractile injection system protein, VgrG/Pvc8 family; its protein translation is MTKDLSRTRIALHCLDSRLSVMHVAGEEQLNGAFRYCVWIEVPQTVDCFSILGQSVVLEFIAPDGHSRMLAGAVCEVEARGRFMLSNSSTHHVPVPYRRFAITLTSRLEALQGTEHSRVFVDTDVATLLTCLASEAGYHPSQIEWRLSQSLPGCPQFVQAMESNYQLFQRIVAQYGLLYWFETQHQQEILVISDGNLRSPYLSRTAIAVYSSYGFDRAGLQLDKSSEHHGDANTNTGTNTSSQTQGRARLPFVGFNSIEERCRYTANRVTTTTLSHPPLRHGSHPNNDTAAARANAARAGQGKHLAHYEPVAETVSAAASFATHQSLAQQALATTLTLTGNVPDIFAGCSFTLDDRSRLNASGDYLCIKVSHTSQQPADESRQDGLSKHSCTVTCIPRSTPYKSTMPRPTDKPMLFSARVESPSQYAQLTAQGDYITRLAFDDTARAVGQGGRPLKKLAMYACANQPHATGWHFPLVNDSQVLVGCMNNDPNQSYIVGFCMNEAQPSVVTSATPHHNRLTSSAGHQLLFDDSPTAPQILLHTLGVTPEQSAQHIVLNGSTQPMLEWVSRFGSVNLYAGTDLCLHAEEADVRYVVHGNQCIDVTGKVSQTTAKDSMHYQAATTLDTHTGSQTHTANADISWLSGRSVNAHANSDIAINTPNGAINLSVPQGSTVLQVDGNITIKGTGQGDIRLHNQGGEIKLDSQGNVSLIGTDMLTLNSQSIVFDGTVDYQISGPEMASAPSTVSPPNLPAITSFDIDDDGLAVLADKSITLNYFYSDGMPVEDINYVVTHANQKRYNGTLTNGIATIENVPPGNFAVEYSGASDSDIETLRQELRTNLSAMVEEIRAQAKIQEEVLEQENYLYQGLIYSGAFLTGLYEQGETIVTGIAELVELGVDTVYDIGAAAWRLLGYVARGDVNGLRKEFNQLAKSAEQSFDTLSKAFKTLCMIAQDEESRIILTQFPYDYFDAHSSVEKIKMAGKLALEIILALATYGAGVAISAVAKSRYFAHAGTALAKLAEAIKLKRLNRVNNGNTDNELIDQKPRVDDELETSTKNKKPEPKSLKEAELRLKAARERLIANGYEPNFTQDELKQMAAKGVTNNRFFVRLIFGDVKDVPKDTLGFARPDTGRAPYWATTFECMENADSDPHLLAALFGIDDYEPDQVFTLAIIDMENMPKAAERETFIPTYENMTEFGNREIVQDFNTLGITEPDIMQKAMTPELSQKFADTVQEYLKTGKSIHDGDRFKRFISNLTRHERQVLLARHRVMNQFGANTLFSGNGLTEIDKASVWGKSIHQEYGVVETFTFERDPLKINQLGNAVTLKNAIPTNK
- a CDS encoding PilT/PilU family type 4a pilus ATPase; translated protein: MKFIDMLQSMVDAGGSDLFVTVGLPVSAKINGELRPLDDLILDPVRASDIVFGSMNAKQRAEFEENKECNFAIANEAGRFRISAFWQRDNPGMVIRRIVTTIPDADDLGLPSILKEVIMSKRGLVLFVGGTGTGKSTSLAALLGYRNSNSRGHILTIEDPIEFVHEHKKSIITQREVGLDTESFDAALKSSLRQAPDVILIGEIRSQEIMEHALSFAETGHLCVATLHANNANQAIDRIMHLVPKEKHDKLKYDLALNLRAIVAQQLVQTNDGVGRAAAIEVMLNSPMIAELIKKGEIGSIKEVMAKSRELGMQTFDQALFELYDKNKISYADALHHADSPNDLRLMIKLRSNEQGGSGYLQGVTIDGLGDQNKD
- the nfi gene encoding deoxyribonuclease V (cleaves DNA at apurinic or apyrimidinic sites), coding for MQPVIQHSWDISENEAIILQQQLAPKVIQDDHFEGINLVAGVDVAYAKESDEMIAAVVMLNAHTLEIVETATATHQSTFPYIAGLFSFREIPVLLEAIAKLHRKPDLIVCDGQGYAHPRRFGLACHLGVLFDLPTIGCGKTRLLGEHKEVPSERGQYEFLEDNREVIGAVLRTQTNIKPVYVSVGHRMSLPTAINWILKLTPKYRLPETTRTADQLVRKTQKEALDLK